The proteins below come from a single Rosa rugosa chromosome 2, drRosRugo1.1, whole genome shotgun sequence genomic window:
- the LOC133728881 gene encoding potassium transporter 10-like, producing the protein MATDEGTDNKLGRGWVLDQQFDQPMDEEAKKLRNPYNEEKFSTLMVMQLAFQSLGVVYGDLGTSPLYVFYNTFPNGISDPEDLVGALSVIIYSLTLIPLLKYVFIVCRANDNGQGGTFALYSLLCRYANIKAMPNQDHTDETVTTYSNSTFGEQSFAARTKRWLEGQAILKNTLLILVLVGSSMVIGDGILTPAISVLSAVGGINARRSEISNDVVVFVAVVMLVLLFTVQHHGTDKVVWLFAPIVLLWFLLIGGIGLFNIWKYDSTVLKAFSPMYVYRFFKRGGKDGWTSLGGIMLTITGTEALFADLSHFPVLSIQIAFTSVVFPCLLLAYSGQAAYLMKNSDNVFNAFYHSIPDSIYWPVFIVATAAAVVASQSTITATFSLIKQALALGCFPRVKVVHTSKKYRHHIYIPEVNWLVMILCIVVTAGFKNQNQIGNASGTAVCIVMLVTTLLMILVMILVWRCHLILVLLFTGLSLLIEGTYFSAVLLKVNQGGWVPLVISAAFFIVMYAWHYGTVKRYEIEVHSKVSMAWILGLGPSLGLVRVPGVGLLYTELASGVPRIFSHFITNLPAIHSVVVFVCVKYLPVYTVQEEERFLVKRIGPKNFHMFRCVARYGYKDIHTKDDDFEKKLFASLFLFLLVESLAEPSSGSDISSLLGQQTRQSRSSTFNSISNIPYSTADLSIQSNDSIVSGGSPLHENNTLTSSDIQPSSQVVEDEIDETEFLNNCRDVGVVHILGNTVVRASRNSNFWKRITIDYLYAFLRKICWGNSVMLNVPHESLLNVGQVLYV; encoded by the exons ATGGCTACTGATGAAGGCACTGATAACAAATTAGGAAGGGGGTGGGTTTTGGATCAGCAGTTTGATCAACCCATGGATGAAGAAGCTAAGAAGCTTAGAAATCCATATAATGAAGAG AAATTTTCAACATTAATGGTTATGCAGCTTGCATTTCAAAGCCTCGGTGTGGTCTATGGTGATTTAGGCACATCTCCTCTCTATGTGTTCTACAATACATTTCCTAATGGAATTAGTGACCCAGAGGATTTAGTTGGAGCTTTATCTGTCATCATATATTCCCTCACTCTAATTCCCCTCCTGAAGTATGTTTTTATTGTCTGTAGAGCAAATGACAACGGTCAAG GTGGAACATTTGCTCTTTATTCATTACTCTGTCGATATGCAAACATAAAGGCTATGCCGAACCAAGACCATACAGATGAGACTGTAACAACATATAGTAATTCCACATTTGGGGAGCAATCATTTGCTGCACGAACCAAGAGATGGTTGGAGGGACAAGCAATATTGAAGAACACTCTTCTAATTCTTGTTCTAGTTGGTTCCAGCATGGTGATTGGGGATGGGATTCTGACTCCAGCCATATCAG TTCTGTCAGCAGTTGGTGGGATCAATGCGCGCCGCTCTGAGATCAGTAATG ATGTAGTTGTGTTTGTTGCTGTTGTTATGCTGGTACTACTGTTTACAGTGCAACACCATGGTACAGACAAAGTTGTGTGGTTGTTTGCACCAATAGTGCTCCTTTGGTTTCTCTTAATAGGAGGGATTGGCTTGTTCAACATTTGGAAATATGATAGTACCGTTCTAAAAGCTTTTTCACCTATGTATGTATATCGATTTTTTAAGAGGGGAGGAAAAGACGGTTGGACATCTCTAGGAGGTATTATGCTTACCATAACAG GAACAGAAGCACTCTTTGCTGACCTGTCCCATTTCCCAGTCCTGTCAATACAGATAGCTTTCACATCAGTTGTATTTCCTTGCCTTCTTTTAGCATACTCTGGTCAGGCTGCCTACCTCATGAAGAATTCTGATAATGTGTTCAACGCTTTTTACCATTCTATTCCAG ACAGCATATATTGGCCAGTGTTTATAGTTGCTACTGCCGCTGCTGTTGTTGCAAGTCAGTCCACCATAACCGCAACTTTTTCACTAATCAAGCAGGCGCTTGCACTTGGCTGTTTCCCAAGGGTCAAAGTTGTACATACATCAAAGAAGTACCGTCACCACATATATATTCCAGAAGTTAATTGGCTTGTTATGATTCTCTGCATTGTTGTAACAGCTGGCtttaaaaatcaaaaccaaattggTAATGCCTCCG GGACGGCGGTTTGTATAGTCATGTTGGTAACCACATTGCTTATGATTTTGGTCATGATATTGGTCTGGCGCTGTCATTTGATTCTTGTCCTCCTCTTCACTGGTTTATCACTACTAATAGAGGGCACTTACTTCTCTGCTGTGCTCCTCAAGGTCAATCAAGGTGGCTGGGTTCCTCTTGTGATCTCAGCAGCCTTCTTTATTGTTATGTATGCTTGGCATTATGGTACAGTAAAACGTTACGAGATTGAAGTCCACAGTAAGGTCTCGATGGCATGGATTCTCGGACTTGGTCCCAGTTTAGGACTGGTTCGGGTACCTGGTGTAGGCCTTCTGTACACTGAGCTAGCAAGTGGAGTTCCCCGCATCTTCTCTCACTTTATCACCAACCTACCCGCCATTCATTCTGTTGTTGTCTTTGTCTGTGTGAAGTACCTTCCTGTCTACACagtccaagaagaagaaaggttcCTTGTAAAGCGGATTGGCCCAAAGAATTTCCACATGTTTCGCTGCGTTGCAAGATATGGCTATAAAGACATCCACACAAAAGATGACgattttgagaaaaaactcTTTGCCAGTCTTTTCTTGTTTCTCCTGGTAGAGTCATTGGCAGAACCATCTTCTGGCTCTGATATATCTAGTTTACTTGGTCAGCAAACTAGGCAATCAAGAAGTAGCACGTTCAATAGTATCAGCAACATACCTTACTCCACCGCAGACCTGTCAATTCAGTCGAATGACTCAATCGTGTCGGGTGGTTCTCCACTTCATGAAAACAACACTTTGACATCCTCTGATATTCAGCCAAGCAGCCAGGTGGTCGAAGACGAGATTGATGAGACTGAGTTCTTGAACAACTGTAGAGATGTAGGGGTGGTGCACATACTTGGAAACACTGTAGTGAGAGCCAGCAGGAACTCAAACTTTTGGAAGAGAATAACTATTGATTACCTATATGCATTTCTTAGGAAGATATGTTGGGGAAACAGTGTAATGCTTAATGTTCCTCATGAGAGTCTCTTGAATGTTGGGCAGGTATTATATGTATGA